CAATGCTCATCCGGTAACTCTCGAACAAATGAAGCGATTACTTAATTGCATCTGCTTGAATGACTTTCTAAGCGGTAAGGGAAACTATACTGAATTGAACCTGGATAAGGCCTATAAGGACTTCTTATTAAAGGCCTTTCCAGCAAGTGATGCTCATTGCAAAGTAGTGGTTGATGCCGGTAATGGCGCTTACTCGCTGATTGCGCCTGAAGTTTTCAAAGCAGCAGGCTATTCTGTTGTGCCTCTCTTTTGCGTGCCTGACGGCAGCTTCCCCAACCGCTCCCCCAATTCCGCCTCATCGGAGAATTTAACGGCGCTTTCGGATTTAGTCATAGCCACAGGGGCAGATATGGGGGTCGGTTTTGATGGTGATGGTGATCGCGTCTCGTTTGTCGATGAAACCGGCACGTTTGTCCCATCGGACGTAATGATTGCTCTCCTAGCTCAGGCGGTTTTGGAGAATAACCCTAATCGAGCCATTGTTTTCGACCAGAAGTGTTCTCAGATCGTGCCTGAAACAATTGAGAAGGCGAGCGGTATTCCGATAATAGAAAAATCCGGTCATACCTTTATTAAAACACGCATGATTTCCGAGCAAGCCATCTTTGGTGGAGAAGTAAGTGGTCATTACTTCTTTGAAAGCCTTCATGGCGGCGATGACGGCCTTTATTCTGCGTTATTTGTTGGCCGGTTATTGTCACAAGGAACGGCAACGCTTTCGCAACGAGCGGCAAGCATCCCCCGATACACAACACTTCCCGATATTAGAATTCCTTTTGACGGCAATTCTAAAGAGTTGTTAGATAATATCGAGGCGGGATTAGATGGTACTGCGACAATCCTCAAACTCGATGGTATTCGAGCGCTCTTTGAGGAGGGATGGGGGTTGGTAAGAGCTTCAGTGACTGAACCCGCGATCACTTTTCGCTTCGAAGCCTATCGTCCTGAGAACCTAGCGCTCATCATTGAGCGTTTCGCAAAGTCACTCCCCCCCAAGCTTCGCATGAAGTTAGAGGAAAAGATCGAGCATCTCAGCCTTATTGATGAAGAAGTGGACGAATAAAACAGTTTCATCTTCGTAATTATGCTTCGTAAGTTTCTACTCCGGGAGAGCGATGGAGGTGTACCATCCGCCATTTATTGTCTTGTTTTGCAAAAACACGGGTTTCATTGAAGGTTTGAAACCCGACTTTTCCGTCATCACTTTGAGTGACAAGCAAGGAATAGGCGATTATTGCGAATTCTCCGTAGAGTTGGATACGGGGGGTGAGAATATCAGTTCGAATATTTGTTCGGTTAGCAAGGGCACGCTGAGACATGAGGTTAATGTGAAAATCAATGGAATCGATGCGATAGGGTGCGATATCCGATTCGAATGATGAGACATCTTCATCTACGAGTTCGCGGTAAGCTCGCGTATCATTCCGATAAACCGCATCAATTAGCGCTTCAAGTGCGTCAAAAACAGCTTTTTCGTCAGGCGTCATTTTCAATACTCCTTTGCAAGTACCCGTGACCACATGGTCTTCAATCAGCGAACTTTTTGATAAGCCCTCATTCCCTAATTATAGGGGATTTGAGCAAAATCAGAAAGACCTCGTCCAGAGTTTATTATAT
The sequence above is a segment of the bacterium genome. Coding sequences within it:
- a CDS encoding phosphomannomutase/phosphoglucomutase encodes the protein MKLSAFKECDIRGLVDSEVTEELAYKVGRAIASLAGSTRAVVGGDVRISTPALKQAVVQGFIDSGCDVIDLGTISTPLFYFARQHLDIDCGVMVTASHNPASYNGFKITINAHPVTLEQMKRLLNCICLNDFLSGKGNYTELNLDKAYKDFLLKAFPASDAHCKVVVDAGNGAYSLIAPEVFKAAGYSVVPLFCVPDGSFPNRSPNSASSENLTALSDLVIATGADMGVGFDGDGDRVSFVDETGTFVPSDVMIALLAQAVLENNPNRAIVFDQKCSQIVPETIEKASGIPIIEKSGHTFIKTRMISEQAIFGGEVSGHYFFESLHGGDDGLYSALFVGRLLSQGTATLSQRAASIPRYTTLPDIRIPFDGNSKELLDNIEAGLDGTATILKLDGIRALFEEGWGLVRASVTEPAITFRFEAYRPENLALIIERFAKSLPPKLRMKLEEKIEHLSLIDEEVDE
- a CDS encoding nuclear transport factor 2 family protein, encoding MTPDEKAVFDALEALIDAVYRNDTRAYRELVDEDVSSFESDIAPYRIDSIDFHINLMSQRALANRTNIRTDILTPRIQLYGEFAIIAYSLLVTQSDDGKVGFQTFNETRVFAKQDNKWRMVHLHRSPGVETYEA